The nucleotide window AGGGGCTGCGCACCGTGCTCCACGTGGGCATCGAGGACACCGTGGCGGTCGGGGACGGCCGCAACGACCTCGAGATGCTGCGCTGGGCCGGCCGCGGCGTGGCCATGGGCCAGGCCGTGCGCGAGGTCAAGGAGGCCGCGGACGAGGTGACCGGCGGGGTGGACGACCACGGCCTCGCGGACGTGCTGTGGTCGCTCGTCCCGGAGGCCGACCGCCCCGCGGGCGTGCGCGTGCAGGAGCCGGCGGCCGTCTGACGGCCCACCGGCGCTGACCCTGATGCTCCCGCCGCTACCCGGCTGGCGCGGCGGCTGGAACGCAGGGGTCAGCCGTCAGCGGGGAGTCGGGCGCCGGTGGGCTGCAGGGGGAGGGCTGTCTCAGGCGGCATCGACGAGGCCCAGCAGCCGCGCGGCAGCCGGCCGGCAGGCGTGCTCCTCGTTCCAGAACGCGCGCTGCGTCGCCTGGGACACCGCCTGCACCGTGATCCCCAGTGCTTCGGCGGCGGGCCTCTGCTGGCCGCGCACGCCGGGGACGAGCAGGTCCAGCACGGCCCACTCCGCCTCGGTGCGTGTCCACACGAGCTGGCCCACCAGTTTGAGCACCGCCTCGGCCTCCGCCGCGGCCGTCTCGTCCCGGCCCCGCACGGCCAGCGGGATGCGCGCGGTGGAGAGGGCGGCCGCCTCCACGGCGCGGCGCGCGGCGGAGAGCGCCGGCCCGCCGGCGTCGTGGACGTCCCCGGACTCCGGCAGGCCCGGCGTCCCGTCCGCGTGCATCACGCCCCCGACGCCGACCCCCACGTTCCAGCGCCGCTCCCGCAGCGCGCGCAGCGCCACGTCCACGGCGAGGGCAGGGTCCTCGACCGCGCCGATCAGCTCGTCGCCCACGGAACGCTGGAAGGGCAGCGCCGCCGCCGCCTCGAGCCCGGGCACTGCGTCCAGGCTGCGCAGGAAGGCGTCCACGCGATCGCCGGCGTCGGGGGTGTCCCGCTGGTTGAGGGTGAGCACGAGCATGCGCTCGATTGTGCCAGCGCAGACGGCGGCCGCCCACCCGGATGGGTGAGCGGCCGCCGTCGTGCGTGGCGCGGGACGCGCCGGGGGTGGTCCGGGGGTCAGCGGCCCTGCGGCACGTCGGTCTCGGAGCCCTCCTCGGTGGCCGGCTCGGCCTCCTCGGTGTCCACGTCGCGGCCCTGCGGCTCGTCGGACGGGGAGTGCTCACCGGCGGCGGCGAAGCGCTCGATGGAGGCTTCGAGCTCCTTCTCGGCGTCCGCGCGGCCCTGCCAGCCCTCGGCCTTGACCCACTTGCCCGGCTCGAGGTCCTTGTAGCGGGTGAAGAAGTGCTCGATCTCCTGCTTGAGGGACTCCTCGACGTCCTCGAGCTCCACGATGTGGTCGAACCGCTTGTCTGCGGGGACGCACAGCAGCTTGGCGTCTCCACCGCCGTCGTCGGTCATGTTGAACACGCCCACCGGCCGGGCCTCCACGATGCAGCCGGGCACCAGGTCGAAGCCCGGCAGGAACACGAGGGCGTCCAGCGGGTCGCCGTCCTCGCCGAGGGTGTTCTCGAAGTAGCCGTAGTGCGTGGGGTACTGCATCGAGGTGAACAGCACGCGATCCAGGCGCAGGCGGCCGGTCTCGTGGTCGAACTCGTACTTCACGCGGGAGCCCGCGGGGATCTCGATGGTGACGTCGTGCGCCATGGCTTCTCCTTCAGACAGGGGCGATTCCCGGACGGCGGGCGCGCCGCCCGGCAGTGCTGGGGTCAGCCTACCGGGGGCGTCCGTCGCACCCAGGACGGGGCGGGTGCGCGAGCCGACGACCTCGGCCCGCGCACCCGGCCCCTCAGTGGCGGCGCCCGAGGGTCAGGGCCGCCACACCCCCGCCCAAGGCCAGCAGGCCGATCCCGCCGAGGACCAGTGCCCAGGTCGGTGCGCCGCCCGCGGCATCGGTATCCGCGGCGGCTTCGGCGGTCGCCGTGTCACCGGCGGCCCTCCCGGCGCCTTCCTCCGCCGCCTCCCCGGCCGCGGACCCGGACGCGTCGGCAGCGGGTGCCTCCGCGGAGGGCTGGGCCGTCTCCGGCGCAGGCCCCGAGCCCGGCTGGCCGAACCTCTCCACGAACTGCGCCGCCGTCGTGATGTGCTCCGGGCCGGGACCGTCCGACGCGCCGGACGTGGCGACCGTCAGCTCGAAGGGGAGCGGGGTCGCCGGGACGTCCGCCTTGTAGGCGCGTGAGACCACCACGTACTGCCGGCCCGCGACGGAGATGGTGTCACCCTCGAGGACGTTGACATAGTCGAGCCGCCGGTTCGGATGGATGGGGACCTTCGTGTGGTTGAACACGGTCTGTCCCGCGCGGGGGTGGACGGTGCCGAGGGCGAAGCCGCTGTGATACCGCTCCTGGCCGCTGCTCAGGATCATCGGCTCGCGCAGGGGGTTGTAGAGGTGCGCCATCACGGTGACGACGTTCTCGTCGCTCTGCGGGAAGTCGAGCCGGGTGAGCACATCCTGGTTCACGCCCGCCTCGATCGTGTAGTACCGCTCCTCGCCCGGCACCAGGGAGTCAGAGATGGTCTGGCCGTCCGTGAGAGTGACGGCGTCATTGAAGGAGCCGCCGCCGGTCACCGGCGTGGCCTTCGTCGGGGCGGGCGCGCGCAGGTCCTTCGACTCCGGGGCGGGGGATCCCTCGGGGTCGCGCTGTGGCTCATAGGCCAGCAGCAGCTCGAGGTCGGTCGGTGCGTCGGTGGGCAGGTCGGTCTCCTGGTAGACGGCGACCACGAGGTCGCCCTCGGCGGAGAGGCACTTCGCCCGGAGGCTCTCATCCTCGAATGCGCGCTGCACCCAGAGCCGGTCGGAGAACGTGGCGGACGGCACACCGCGGGCGTCCGCCATGTCGCCCGTTCCGTCCTTCCGGTACGGATAGCAGTTGTTGTTGCCGGGTGCCGCCACCGGCTCGATGGCCACCAGGCTGGACCCCTCGGACGCGGCTTGCTCCACACCCGTGGCCAGGGTCGCGGTCAGCACCGGCAGGTACCCCTGACGCAGCGGTATCCGGTAGAACTTCACGTCCCCACGATCGAAGCGGCTGCCGTTGAGTGCGGGAAGGTCCTCGTTTCGGCCGTGGGAGGTCAGCGTGTCTCGGTACTGCCCCGGGAGCAGCAGTGTCGCCTCCTCGTAGCGGGCGCCGCCGGTCACGGGGGTGCCGGAGGCCTGGTAGCCCTGCAGGGCGCGGGTGGTCTGGGTGGTGAGGGTCTCGGTGAGCTGGGCGGCGTCCTCGGCGGGCGTGTACGTGCCGCCGGTGGCGTTCGCGATGCACTCCAGCGTCTCCTGGGCCTTGGCGTTGCCGCTCAGGCGGAAGCCGATGGTGTGCACGGTCAGGTCGATGCCCTGGTCGGCCAGGTCCTGGGCGACCTCGCACGCGGGGGGCTCGTCGCAGGCGGGCTCGCCGTCGGAGACGAGGATGATGGACTTCTCGCCCTCGATCCCGCGCAGCTCGTCGGCGGCGCGGCTCAGGGACTGGCCGATGGGGGTGCCGCCCTGGGCGTTGAGGGCGTCGACCTTGGCCAGCAGGGCGTCCTTGTCGATCGTGTCGACCTTCTGGAGGGTCTCGATCGTGGTGCAGGTCTGTCGGTCGGCGTGGCCGAAGGCGATCATGCCCAGTCGGGCGTCGTCCGGGGTGTTCTGGATCAGGCTCTTCGTTGCGTCTTTGGCGGCCTGGATGCGGGTGGTGCCGGCCTCGTCGGCGTCGGCTTCGAGCATGGACTCGGAGTAGTCCATGACGACGACGACGGGCTGCTGGGCGGTGCCGTCACCGGTGGCCGGGGCCGTGGGCTGGGCGCCTGCGGTGGGGGCGAGGGCCAGGGTGATCAGGCCGGAGGTGATCGCGGCGGCGAGAGGAGTGGTGCGGTGTCCCATGGGTGGCTCCTGAGGTGAGGAGAGTCGACCGACTGTTTGCATGAGCAAACCTAAGCCCCCTCGGTCACGAACGCAAACACTTTTTTCGGGAGCCCCTCCGCCGGCGGGCGCGAGGACGCCACCGGTCTCGGCGATGATGGGTCCATGGGACAGGTGATCGCCGGGCGCTTCGATCTGCTCGAGCCCCTCGCGGGCGGCGGGCAGGGCACCGTGTGGGTCGCCCGCGACCTGCGCCGGCAGCAGAGGTGCGCCGCCAAGGTGCTGCGCCAGTCCGACTCCGCGGCGCTGCTGCGGTTCGTCCGGGAGCAGGGTGTGCAGGTGGACCACCCGCACCTGGCCTCTCCGTACGGCTGGGCGGCGGAGGACCACGAGGTGGCCATCGCCATGCCGCTCGTGGCCGGCGGATCCCTCGAGGACGCCCTCGCCGACCACGGGGCGCTGTCCGAGCCGCTCGTGGCGCACCTGCTCCTCCAGATCCTCGACGGCCTCTCCGCGCTGCACGCGGACGGCTGGGTCCACCGGGACGTGAAGCCGGCCAACGTGCTGCTCGAGCCCACCGGCACGGGCGCACCCCACGCCCGTCTCGGGGACATGGGACTGGCCATGCGCGTCTCGGACGCCCGCCTGACGCAGCTGGGCCTGCTCCACGGCACGCCGGGCTTCGTGGCGCCCGAGGCCGCCGCCGGAGCCCACCCGGCCCCGGCGCAGGACCTCTTCGCCGCCGGCCGGACGGCCCTGCGGCTCCTGGCCCCCGCCGCAGTCCCCGACGAGACGACAGCCCCCACCGACGTCCTCGCGGGGATCGCCTCCCCGGCCCTGCGGGACCTGCTCGGCGAGGGCGGACTCGGGTCGGAGGACCCGGAGGTGCGGGTGCGGGCCGCGGCCGGGGCCCCGGCGGTCCTGGCGCCCCTCGTCGCCGCGGGCCGCGAGGCCGACGGCGGGTTCCTCACCGCGGAGGGGGAGCCCTTCGAGGTCTTCGACCAGGTCCAGGACCTGATGGCCGGGCCGGGCAGGGAGACCGCCCAGCCGACGTCGGCCACGGCGATGGCGGCCGCGCCCCAGCCGACGCGGCACCCCGCCGCGGACCCCGCCATGGATCCCGACGTGCACCCGGAGCTGGGCGCGCGCCGCTGGGCGTGGGCGCTGATCGTCCTGGGGCTCCTGGCCGTGGCGACCGCGCTGGCCCTGCTCCTGGGAGGCGGGAGCGAGGAGGCGGCCGGCGGGCCCGCTGAGTCCAGCGCCGCGTCGTCGTCCGTGACGGCGCCCACGGACGCCGCCGTCTCCGCGCCCCCGCCGACGGCGGAGTCCTCCGCCGAGGGGCCGGCCGGGCCCGCGACCCCGTCCTCCACGGGCTCCCCCCGGATCATCAGCTCCGTGCGCCTCAGGGACGGCTGCCTCGCGGCGGAGCGCGGCACGGAGGTGCGCGGCGTGGACGGTCGCCACCTGATGTGCACGTGGGGCGACGGCGGGTACGCGTGGACCGAGGTCGCCAGCTGAGACGGCGCCGTCACCGGCACGTCTTTGCACCTGCAACCGCGGGTCCGTCATCATGGTCGGCATGGCCCTCACCGATCACGACCTCCAGGACAACCTCGACCAGCAGCGCGCGCTGTACGGGCAGCCGCTGGGCGAGCGGTTCGGCGTCCTGCGTGAGGCGTACGGGGTCAGCCAGCGGGCCCTGGCCGGGGTCCTCGGCCTGTCCGCGCCGATGCTCTCCCAGCTCGGCTCCGGGCAGCGGATCAAGATCGGCAACCCCGCCGTCTACGCGCGCCTCGTCATGCTCGAGGAGCGCATGGGAGAGGGCGACCGCGCCGCCGTGCTGGAGGAGGTCCGCGCGTCGGACCCCGTGCTGACCACGCGCGTGCGTGCGGTCACCGGTGACGGTGCGGCGGCGACGTCGGACGCGCGCCTCGATGACGCCGGACCCGACGCCTTCGCCGCGGCCCATCACCACCGGGCGAGCGCGGCGCAGTGGGACGCGGTGCTCGAGGCCGCGCGCCGCAGCGGCGCGGACGAGCTCGTCGCCCTCTTCTCCGCGGCCCGGTCCGTCGCCGCGGGCGACGCCACCCCGGTGGCGTCGTGACCGACCGCCGCTCCGATCGCACGATCGTCGTCCTCTGCGTGCTGCTGGCGCTGGCCGTGGCCACCCTGCTCGGCATGCTGGCCCGGGACTTCCTGCTCACGCGACTGGCCTCGGGGCCCGCCCCCTCGGCGGTCTGGTCCGCCCCCGCCCCGTCCCCCTCCCCGACGACGACGCCGTCCCCCTCCCCGACGCCGCGGGCCTCGACCTCGGCCCCGGGGGAGGTGCCCTCGGCCGCCGCGGTGGCGGACGCGGTCGAGCCGGGGCTGGCGGCGGCCCCGGGGGTGGCGTCCGCGGAGTTCCGTGACCTCGCCACGGGGCGGGTGCTGTTCTCCCGGCGCGCGGACGAGCCGGTCGCGCCGGCGTCGGCCATGAAGCTCCTGACGGCCGCGGCCGCCGTGGACGCGCTCGGCCCGGACGCCGCTCTCACCACCCGCGTGGTCGCCCGTCCGGCGGCGGACGGTGGAGCCACGGAACTGGTGCTCGTCGGCGGCGGCGACGTCCTGCTCGGCACGGGGGCCTCGGACCCTTCGAGCGTGGCGGGCCGCGCCGGCCTGCGCACCCTCGCGGAGCGGACCCTGGCCGGGCTGGACGAGCGCGGCGTCACCGGCCGGGTGGTGGTGAGCACGGACCTGCGCCTGTTCGAGGACGAGGCCCCGCTCAACCCGGCGTGGTCCACGGGGATGGTGGAGAGCGGCAACATCGCCCCTGTCCAGCCGCTGGCCACCTACGGCGGGCGGGCCACGCCGGGGACCGGACAGGACCGGCTGGCGGACCCGGCCGCGTCCGCCGCCCGCACCTTCCAGGCCGAGCTCGCCGCCCTCGCGGAGGACGCGGCGGAGGCGGGCGAGGGCGGCGTCGAGGTGGCCGTGCGGGAGGAGGTCCCCGCGACGCAGGCGCCCCGCGAGGAGGTGCGCGCGGCCGCGTCCGTGGCGGAGGTGACGTCCGCTCCCGTCCGCGCGCAGGTCGAGCACATGCTCATGCACTCGGAGAACCAGGTGGCCGAGGCCCTCGCGCACACCGCGGCCGCGGCGGCCGGGCTCCCCGCCACCCATGACGGCGCCGCCGCGCTCCTCGAGCGTCGGGTCGCGGCGCTGGGCGTGGACACGGCGGGCATGGACGTCGTGGACGCCTCCGGCCTCGCCGCCGCCAACCGGGTGAGCCCGGAGCAGCTCGTGGAGGTGGTGACGGGGCTCTCGGCGGGGCCGGCCCAGGACGGGGTGCTGGACGCGCTGCCGCGCCCCGGCGAGGACTCCACGCTGGGCGAGCGCTTCCCGTCCCCGCCCGCGCGCGGCGCCGTGGCCGCCAAGACCGGCACCCTCGACCAGACGGTCTCCCTCACCGGCACCGTCACCACGACGTCGGGGCGGGTGCTCGCGTTCAGCGTGGTGTGCTCCGAGGTCGACTGGCAGATCGAGCCGGCGCGGGCGGCGATCGACGAGGCGGTGGCCGCGGTCGCCGCCCTGTGAGCGGGCACCGGACCCGGTCCCGTGCCCGGCGCCTGTGATGGGATGGGCCGCATGAGCGCAGACCAGCCCCGCATGGCCGGCGGCCCCACCGCCGGCCCGGCCGCACCCGCCGTGCACCCCGTGGACTGGGCGTTCGCCGCCCGCACGGCCGAGGCCCTCACCGTGGCCGGGCCGCGCATCTCCGCGCGGGAGGCGCGCGGGGAGGCCGAGGGCCTCCGTGTGGCCGCGGCGGCTTCCGTGCCGCACGTCCACCGGCTGACCGGACTCGAGGCGGCCCGGGACCTGCTCGACTCCCAGGTGCTCGTGGTGGACCGCCCCACGTGGTCCCGCGCGAACACGCAGTCCTTCGCGGCGCTTCTGGGCCCCACGTTCGCACACCTGCAGGCCACGCGCCCGGCTGAGTACGAGGCAGCCACCACGCCCGTCGCGACGCGCGCCACCGCCCTGGAGATGGGCGGCATCCTCGCGTGGCTCTCCGCCAAGGTGCTCGGCCAGTACGACCCGTTCAGCGCCCTCCCGGGGCCCGACGGCGTCCCCGCCGGCCCCGCGGGCGGCCGCCTGATGCTCGTGGCGCCGAACGTGGTGCAGGTGCGCCGCGAGATCCACGTGGACCCCGCCGACTTCCGGCTCTGGGTGTGCCTGCACGAGCAGACCCACCGGGTCCAGTTCGCCGCCGCCCCGTGGCTGCGCGGGCACCTGCGGTCGGAGATCACCGGGCTCACCGGCGGGCTGTTCGACAAGGCCGAGTCCCTGCCCGAGCGGCTGCGCTCCGCCCTGGCCGCCGCGAACCCCCTGGCGGGGTCCGTGCGGGGTCGGGGCGGCGGCGTCGCGAGCCACGCCGGCGGGGAGGCGGGCCCGGCTGTGACGTCGGGCCGGCCGAGCCTGGGCCTGCTCGGCGCGTTCCAGGACGAGGAGGACCGGGAGCGCCTGTCCCGCGTGACCGCCGTGATGTCCCTGCTCGAGGGCCACGCGAACGTCGTCATGGACGCCGTGGACTCCTCCGTCGTGTCCTCCGTCAAGACCATCCGCCGCCGCTTCGACGAGCGCGGGGACCGCCGCTCCGCGGTGGACCGGGCGATCCGCCGGATCCTGGGGATGGACGCCAAGATGGCCCAGTACCGGGACGGCCAGCGGTTCGTGGACGCCGTGGTCGGGGAGATCGGCATGGACGGGTTCAACGTGGTGTGGGACGCCCCGGAGCTGCTGCCGAGCGAGGCGGAGATCCACGCGCCCGAGACGTGGGTGGCGCGGATCCGCGCCGAGGCCTGACGGGTCCGCTCCGGTGACGCTCCCCGCCCTGGACGCGGTCACCCCGTGGCCGCGGCGCGCCCGCTGGCCGGGGGCCCTCCACCGCGCCGTGGCCGCGGTGCGGACGGTCCTCGGACCGGACGCCGACGGCGGCGCGACCGGTGGGCGCGGGCCGAGGAGGGCGCGGGCCGAGGAGGGCGCGCAGGCCCCCCGGGCACTCGTGGCGCTGTCCGGCGGGGCGGACTCCCTGGCCCTCGCGGTGACCTGCGCCGTGCTGACGGCGACGCGCGCCGGGCGGCCGCTGGGTCCGGTGGGCGCCGTCGTGGTGGACCACGGGCTGCAGGACGGCAGCGCGGCGGTCGCGGCGGCCGCCGCGCAGGTCGCCCGCGGCCTCTGCCTGGACCCCGTCACCGTGACGCCCGTGCGGGTGGTCCCCGCGGGGGACGGCCCCGAGGCCGCGGCCCGCACCGCGCGTCGGGAGGCTCTGGCCCGCGCCGCCGAGGCCGCGTCCGCCGACGCCCTCGCCCTCGTGCTCACCGCGCACACCGCCGACGACCAGGCCGAGCAGGTGCTCCTCGGTCTCGCCCGAGGATCCGGCACCCGGTCGCTCGCGGGGATCCCGACGCGCGGGACCCTGCCCGGCGGCATCCCCGTGGCCCGGCCCCTGCTCGGCCTCACCCGGGCGGACACCGAGGCGATCTGCCGGTGGGCCGGGATCGCCTGGTTCGAGGACCCCCACAACCGGGCCCCGGCCCTGCTGCGCTCGCGGATCCGCACCCGCGTCCTGCCGGCCCTCGAGGACGCCGACGCCGGCCTCGGCCCCGGCGTGCGCGACGCCCTCACGCGCACCGCCGCCCTGGCCGCCGAGGACGCCGACGCCCTCGACGCGTGGGCCGGTCGGGAGTTCGCGGGCCTGCTCCTGGGGGACGCGCGTGCCGCTGCGGGTGCTCCGGACCCCGTGGCCGAGGCGGGGCGCCCCGTGGGGGAGGCGCCCGGCGTCGTGGTGGCGCTCAATCTGGACGGGCTGGCCGCCCTGCCGCCGGCGGTGCGCCGCCGGGTGATCGTCCGCGCCGCCCGCCGGGCGGGGGCGGAGGACCTCTCTCGGGAACGGGTGCTCGCCGTGGAGACCCTCGTCACGGGG belongs to Micrococcus sp. 2A and includes:
- a CDS encoding inorganic diphosphatase, producing the protein MAHDVTIEIPAGSRVKYEFDHETGRLRLDRVLFTSMQYPTHYGYFENTLGEDGDPLDALVFLPGFDLVPGCIVEARPVGVFNMTDDGGGDAKLLCVPADKRFDHIVELEDVEESLKQEIEHFFTRYKDLEPGKWVKAEGWQGRADAEKELEASIERFAAAGEHSPSDEPQGRDVDTEEAEPATEEGSETDVPQGR
- a CDS encoding VWA domain-containing protein codes for the protein MGHRTTPLAAAITSGLITLALAPTAGAQPTAPATGDGTAQQPVVVVMDYSESMLEADADEAGTTRIQAAKDATKSLIQNTPDDARLGMIAFGHADRQTCTTIETLQKVDTIDKDALLAKVDALNAQGGTPIGQSLSRAADELRGIEGEKSIILVSDGEPACDEPPACEVAQDLADQGIDLTVHTIGFRLSGNAKAQETLECIANATGGTYTPAEDAAQLTETLTTQTTRALQGYQASGTPVTGGARYEEATLLLPGQYRDTLTSHGRNEDLPALNGSRFDRGDVKFYRIPLRQGYLPVLTATLATGVEQAASEGSSLVAIEPVAAPGNNNCYPYRKDGTGDMADARGVPSATFSDRLWVQRAFEDESLRAKCLSAEGDLVVAVYQETDLPTDAPTDLELLLAYEPQRDPEGSPAPESKDLRAPAPTKATPVTGGGSFNDAVTLTDGQTISDSLVPGEERYYTIEAGVNQDVLTRLDFPQSDENVVTVMAHLYNPLREPMILSSGQERYHSGFALGTVHPRAGQTVFNHTKVPIHPNRRLDYVNVLEGDTISVAGRQYVVVSRAYKADVPATPLPFELTVATSGASDGPGPEHITTAAQFVERFGQPGSGPAPETAQPSAEAPAADASGSAAGEAAEEGAGRAAGDTATAEAAADTDAAGGAPTWALVLGGIGLLALGGGVAALTLGRRH
- a CDS encoding serine/threonine-protein kinase, with product MGQVIAGRFDLLEPLAGGGQGTVWVARDLRRQQRCAAKVLRQSDSAALLRFVREQGVQVDHPHLASPYGWAAEDHEVAIAMPLVAGGSLEDALADHGALSEPLVAHLLLQILDGLSALHADGWVHRDVKPANVLLEPTGTGAPHARLGDMGLAMRVSDARLTQLGLLHGTPGFVAPEAAAGAHPAPAQDLFAAGRTALRLLAPAAVPDETTAPTDVLAGIASPALRDLLGEGGLGSEDPEVRVRAAAGAPAVLAPLVAAGREADGGFLTAEGEPFEVFDQVQDLMAGPGRETAQPTSATAMAAAPQPTRHPAADPAMDPDVHPELGARRWAWALIVLGLLAVATALALLLGGGSEEAAGGPAESSAASSSVTAPTDAAVSAPPPTAESSAEGPAGPATPSSTGSPRIISSVRLRDGCLAAERGTEVRGVDGRHLMCTWGDGGYAWTEVAS
- a CDS encoding zinc-dependent metalloprotease is translated as MAGGPTAGPAAPAVHPVDWAFAARTAEALTVAGPRISAREARGEAEGLRVAAAASVPHVHRLTGLEAARDLLDSQVLVVDRPTWSRANTQSFAALLGPTFAHLQATRPAEYEAATTPVATRATALEMGGILAWLSAKVLGQYDPFSALPGPDGVPAGPAGGRLMLVAPNVVQVRREIHVDPADFRLWVCLHEQTHRVQFAAAPWLRGHLRSEITGLTGGLFDKAESLPERLRSALAAANPLAGSVRGRGGGVASHAGGEAGPAVTSGRPSLGLLGAFQDEEDRERLSRVTAVMSLLEGHANVVMDAVDSSVVSSVKTIRRRFDERGDRRSAVDRAIRRILGMDAKMAQYRDGQRFVDAVVGEIGMDGFNVVWDAPELLPSEAEIHAPETWVARIRAEA
- the dacB gene encoding D-alanyl-D-alanine carboxypeptidase/D-alanyl-D-alanine-endopeptidase, with the translated sequence MTDRRSDRTIVVLCVLLALAVATLLGMLARDFLLTRLASGPAPSAVWSAPAPSPSPTTTPSPSPTPRASTSAPGEVPSAAAVADAVEPGLAAAPGVASAEFRDLATGRVLFSRRADEPVAPASAMKLLTAAAAVDALGPDAALTTRVVARPAADGGATELVLVGGGDVLLGTGASDPSSVAGRAGLRTLAERTLAGLDERGVTGRVVVSTDLRLFEDEAPLNPAWSTGMVESGNIAPVQPLATYGGRATPGTGQDRLADPAASAARTFQAELAALAEDAAEAGEGGVEVAVREEVPATQAPREEVRAAASVAEVTSAPVRAQVEHMLMHSENQVAEALAHTAAAAAGLPATHDGAAALLERRVAALGVDTAGMDVVDASGLAAANRVSPEQLVEVVTGLSAGPAQDGVLDALPRPGEDSTLGERFPSPPARGAVAAKTGTLDQTVSLTGTVTTTSGRVLAFSVVCSEVDWQIEPARAAIDEAVAAVAAL
- the tilS gene encoding tRNA lysidine(34) synthetase TilS; this translates as MTLPALDAVTPWPRRARWPGALHRAVAAVRTVLGPDADGGATGGRGPRRARAEEGAQAPRALVALSGGADSLALAVTCAVLTATRAGRPLGPVGAVVVDHGLQDGSAAVAAAAAQVARGLCLDPVTVTPVRVVPAGDGPEAAARTARREALARAAEAASADALALVLTAHTADDQAEQVLLGLARGSGTRSLAGIPTRGTLPGGIPVARPLLGLTRADTEAICRWAGIAWFEDPHNRAPALLRSRIRTRVLPALEDADAGLGPGVRDALTRTAALAAEDADALDAWAGREFAGLLLGDARAAAGAPDPVAEAGRPVGEAPGVVVALNLDGLAALPPAVRRRVIVRAARRAGAEDLSRERVLAVETLVTGARRGGTSAGPVELAGGVRAVREGPGVTCVAESSGQADGGGPCARLVLIPRRPGC
- a CDS encoding helix-turn-helix domain-containing protein; translation: MALTDHDLQDNLDQQRALYGQPLGERFGVLREAYGVSQRALAGVLGLSAPMLSQLGSGQRIKIGNPAVYARLVMLEERMGEGDRAAVLEEVRASDPVLTTRVRAVTGDGAAATSDARLDDAGPDAFAAAHHHRASAAQWDAVLEAARRSGADELVALFSAARSVAAGDATPVAS